TGCAGAAAAATATCATGCGGCAATGATTCATGGAGTTGTTTCAAGGTAGTATATACTACTTCCTTGCAAGAGGTGGTCTGAATGACTACATAGTTTTCCATGCTTTCAATAAAGAGAATGTCTTTGAACAGAATCTTTTTTAGCACTTTGTCACTCTTCACGAATATATAGTCATTATCTTCTTTCTGTTCCGTTTGCAGCAGAGCATGGATTCTGTTGGCTGATTTTATGAAACGTTCGAAAGACACGGGTTTCAGAAGATAATCTACTACATCAAACTCATAACCTTTGAGGGCATATTGCTCATAGGCTGATACAATGATAACTTTAGGCGGATCCGTTAAATTCGACAACAGTTCAAGCCCTGTCATTTCAGGCATTTCAATATCAAGGAATATAAGGTCGACTGGCTGTGTCTTTAACATTGTGTTCAGTTGGATGGCATCTTCGCACTCCCCGACCAAAGTGAGGAAATCTATTTTTTCGATATACCCCCGCAGACCTTTTCTTGCCATAGGTTCATCGTCTGTAATGATACATTTTATTTTCATATCAGTCTGTATTTATGGTTAATCTGGTAGTAAACGTATTCTCTGTTTGTTCAAAGACCAAGCTGTGCTTGTTGGGGTACAAAAGGTCGAGCCGGCGTTTTAAATTCTCAATGCCTATCCCTTTGTCTTTTTGGTTGATAGCATATGGAGACTGGGATATTGAGTTTTTTATCT
The DNA window shown above is from Bacteroides faecium and carries:
- a CDS encoding LytR/AlgR family response regulator transcription factor; protein product: MKIKCIITDDEPMARKGLRGYIEKIDFLTLVGECEDAIQLNTMLKTQPVDLIFLDIEMPEMTGLELLSNLTDPPKVIIVSAYEQYALKGYEFDVVDYLLKPVSFERFIKSANRIHALLQTEQKEDNDYIFVKSDKVLKKILFKDILFIESMENYVVIQTTSCKEVVYTTLKQLHESLPHDIFLQTHRSYIANIEKVTAIDGNQLAIPPYKIPVARNFRDNTFNLILNNRLISKK